A stretch of Arachis hypogaea cultivar Tifrunner chromosome 15, arahy.Tifrunner.gnm2.J5K5, whole genome shotgun sequence DNA encodes these proteins:
- the LOC112749793 gene encoding uncharacterized protein isoform X1, with product MGQAFRKLFDAFFGNSEMRVVMLGLDAAGKTTILYKLHIGEVLSTVPTIGFNVEKVQYKNVIFTVWDVGGQEKLRPLWRHYFNNTDGLIYVVDSLDRERIGQAKQEFQAIINDPFMLNSVILVFANKQDLRGAMTPMEVCEGLGLFDLKNRKWHLQGTCALKGDGLYEGLDWLATTLKERKAAGFSSVGTSF from the exons ATGGGTCAAGCTTTTCGGAAGCTCTTCGACGCCTTCTTCGGCAACTCCGAGATGCGG GTTGTGATGCTTGGTCTTGACGCAGCTGGCAAAACCACCATACTCTACAAGCTTCACATTGGAGAGGTTCTTTCTACTGTTCCTACTATTG GGTTCAATGTGGAGAAAGTTCAATATAAGAATGTGATATTCACTGTTTGGGATGTGGGTGGCCAAGAGAAGTTAAGGCCACTCTGGAGGCACTATTTCAATAACACTGACGGTCTG ATTTATGTTGTTGATAGTCTGGACCGCGAGAGAATTGGCCAAGCGAAGCAGGAATTTCAG GCAATCATAAATGACCCATTTATGCTCAATAGTGTCATCTTGGTCTTTGCTAACAAACAGGACCTG AGAGGAGCTATGACACCAATGGAAGTATGTGAAGGACTTGGTCTATTTGATCTGAAGAATAGAAAATGGCACTTACAAGGCACTTGCGCGCTTAAGGGAGATGGCCTTTATGAGGGCTTGGACTGGTTGGCTACAACTCTAAAGGAGAGAAAAGCTGCCGGATTCTCCTCTGTAGGAACCTCCTTCTAA
- the LOC112749793 gene encoding uncharacterized protein isoform X3, with product MLGLDAAGKTTILYKLHIGEVLSTVPTIGFNVEKVQYKNVIFTVWDVGGQEKLRPLWRHYFNNTDGLIYVVDSLDRERIGQAKQEFQAIINDPFMLNSVILVFANKQDLRGAMTPMEVCEGLGLFDLKNRKWHLQGTCALKGDGLYEGLDWLATTLKERKAAGFSSVGTSF from the exons ATGCTTGGTCTTGACGCAGCTGGCAAAACCACCATACTCTACAAGCTTCACATTGGAGAGGTTCTTTCTACTGTTCCTACTATTG GGTTCAATGTGGAGAAAGTTCAATATAAGAATGTGATATTCACTGTTTGGGATGTGGGTGGCCAAGAGAAGTTAAGGCCACTCTGGAGGCACTATTTCAATAACACTGACGGTCTG ATTTATGTTGTTGATAGTCTGGACCGCGAGAGAATTGGCCAAGCGAAGCAGGAATTTCAG GCAATCATAAATGACCCATTTATGCTCAATAGTGTCATCTTGGTCTTTGCTAACAAACAGGACCTG AGAGGAGCTATGACACCAATGGAAGTATGTGAAGGACTTGGTCTATTTGATCTGAAGAATAGAAAATGGCACTTACAAGGCACTTGCGCGCTTAAGGGAGATGGCCTTTATGAGGGCTTGGACTGGTTGGCTACAACTCTAAAGGAGAGAAAAGCTGCCGGATTCTCCTCTGTAGGAACCTCCTTCTAA
- the LOC112749793 gene encoding ADP-ribosylation factor 1 isoform X4: MLGLDAAGKTTILYKLHIGEVLSTVPTIGFNVEKVQYKNVIFTVWDVGGQEKLRPLWRHYFNNTDGLIYVVDSLDRERIGQAKQEFQAIINDPFMLNSVILVFANKQDLSKRILLRDHVRRYKFAHMHVTSSPETPPLDLSHSCKINQREEL, from the exons ATGCTTGGTCTTGACGCAGCTGGCAAAACCACCATACTCTACAAGCTTCACATTGGAGAGGTTCTTTCTACTGTTCCTACTATTG GGTTCAATGTGGAGAAAGTTCAATATAAGAATGTGATATTCACTGTTTGGGATGTGGGTGGCCAAGAGAAGTTAAGGCCACTCTGGAGGCACTATTTCAATAACACTGACGGTCTG ATTTATGTTGTTGATAGTCTGGACCGCGAGAGAATTGGCCAAGCGAAGCAGGAATTTCAG GCAATCATAAATGACCCATTTATGCTCAATAGTGTCATCTTGGTCTTTGCTAACAAACAGGACCTG TCGAAGAGGATTTTGCTGAGGGACCATGTTAGGAGATATAAATTTGCTCATATGCATGTGACTAGCAGCCCTGAAACACCACCTCTTGATCTTTCCCACAGTTGTAAAATCAACCAGAG AGAGGAGCTATGA
- the LOC112749793 gene encoding ADP-ribosylation factor isoform X2, with amino-acid sequence MGQAFRKLFDAFFGNSEMRVVMLGLDAAGKTTILYKLHIGEVLSTVPTIGFNVEKVQYKNVIFTVWDVGGQEKLRPLWRHYFNNTDGLIYVVDSLDRERIGQAKQEFQAIINDPFMLNSVILVFANKQDLSKRILLRDHVRRYKFAHMHVTSSPETPPLDLSHSCKINQREEL; translated from the exons ATGGGTCAAGCTTTTCGGAAGCTCTTCGACGCCTTCTTCGGCAACTCCGAGATGCGG GTTGTGATGCTTGGTCTTGACGCAGCTGGCAAAACCACCATACTCTACAAGCTTCACATTGGAGAGGTTCTTTCTACTGTTCCTACTATTG GGTTCAATGTGGAGAAAGTTCAATATAAGAATGTGATATTCACTGTTTGGGATGTGGGTGGCCAAGAGAAGTTAAGGCCACTCTGGAGGCACTATTTCAATAACACTGACGGTCTG ATTTATGTTGTTGATAGTCTGGACCGCGAGAGAATTGGCCAAGCGAAGCAGGAATTTCAG GCAATCATAAATGACCCATTTATGCTCAATAGTGTCATCTTGGTCTTTGCTAACAAACAGGACCTG TCGAAGAGGATTTTGCTGAGGGACCATGTTAGGAGATATAAATTTGCTCATATGCATGTGACTAGCAGCCCTGAAACACCACCTCTTGATCTTTCCCACAGTTGTAAAATCAACCAGAG AGAGGAGCTATGA
- the LOC112749796 gene encoding chalcone synthase 6-like, which translates to MVNVSEIRKAQRAEGPATIMAIGTATPQNCVDQSTYPDYYFRITNSQHMTELKEKFQRMCDKSMIKKRYMYLTEEILKENPNMCKYMAPSLDARQDMVVVEVPRLGKEAATKAIKEWGQPKSKITHLIFCTTSGVDMPGADYQLTKLIGLRPSVKRYMMYQQGCFAGGTVLRLAKDLAENNKGARVLVVCSEITAVTFRGPSETHLDSLVGQALFGDGAAALIVGSDPLPQIEKPIFELVWTAQTLAPDSEGAIDGHLREVGLTFHLLKDVPGIVSKNINKALSEAFDPLGISDYNSIFWIAHPGGPAILDQVEDKLKLKPHKLRATRDVLSDYGNMSSACVLFILDHMRNKSLQQRLQTTGEGLEWGVLFGFGPGLTIETVVLHSVAI; encoded by the exons ATGGTGAATGTGTCTGAGATTCGCAAGGCTCAAAGGGCTGAAGGCCCTGCAACTATAATGGCTATTGGCACAGCAACACCACAAAACTGTGTTGATCAAAGCACTTATCCAGATTATTACTTCAGAATCACTAACAGCCAACACATGACCGAACTTAAAGAGAAGTTTCAACGCATGT GCGACAAATCAATGATAAAGAAGAGATATATGTACTTAACGGAAGAGATATTGAAAGAAAACCCTAACATGTGCAAATACATGGCACCATCGCTGGATGCAAGGCAAGACATGGTGGTTGTGGAGGTTCCAAGGCTGGGAAAAGAGGCGGCAACGAAAGCCATAAAGGAGTGGGGTCAACCAAAGTCAAAGATAACACACTTGATCTTCTGCACCACAAGCGGCGTTGACATGCCCGGCGCCGATTACCAACTGACGAAACTCATAGGCCTCCGTCCGTCCGTGAAGAGGTACATGATGTACCAGCAAGGCTGCTTCGCCGGCGGCACGGTGCTCCGTTTGGCGAAGGACTTGGCGGAGAACAACAAGGGTGCTCGTGTGCTGGTGGTTTGTTCTGAGATAACCGCCGTGACTTTCCGCGGTCCAAGCGAAACACATTTGGATAGTCTTGTTGGGCAAGCATTGTTCGGTGATGGCGCTGCTGCACTCATTGTTGGTTCCGATCCTCTGCCTCAGATCGAGAAGCCTATCTTCGAGCTTGTTTGGACTGCTCAGACTCTCGCTCCCGACAGCGAAGGCGCCATTGATGGCCACCTTCGTGAAGTTGGACTCACATTCCATCTTCTCAAGGATGTTCCTGGCATTGTTTCCAAGAACATTAACAAAGCACTCAGTGAAGCTTTTGATCCCCTGGGAATCTCTGATTACAACTCCATCTTCTGGATTGCTCACCCTGGTGGCCCTGCAATCTTGGACCAGGTTGAAGACAAGCTCAAGTTGAAACCTCACAAGTTGAGAGCCACACGTGATGTTCTTAGCGACTATGGAAACATGTCCAGTGCATGTGTCCTCTTCATCTTGGATCACATGAGAAACAAATCACTTCAACAACGCCTTCAAACCACTGGTGAAGGTCTTGAATGGGGTGTCTTGTTTGGCTTTGGACCTGGCCTCACTATTGAAACCGTGGTTTTGCATAGTGTGGCTATATAA
- the LOC140179139 gene encoding uncharacterized protein, with product MGLVNGLKEGLFSHSISKRHPTFLYEVQERTEKYINIDKNFRLREPPLRPNLSYPTRNKEKETKKKEEYDLENPRRYYKFIITPPLQFSLVDVYREICHIKKLPPPRTIRHKKVRSRTEYYEYYKLYEHSTNDCYDLKNVIEKLPKESRLERYLAKRSDDQRKRKRDEDGGRQEHPPQTLEQHIHMIIGGFAGGGISKLSCKRYLKEVYQVGEDSKISYLSTISFTREDVQRVTPGNDDPIVITIFFTNANLHRTLVDQRSSVDILFKPAFDNLGLEEKDLKAYPDNLFGLGDTLIRSLGFISLYTTFEKGTKSRTLSIDYIVVDVMSAYNALIGRVTLNGLAAVVFIPHLCMKFFTAEGIVTIKEDQKLKRKCYNESLNLKGRPGGKEVNTIELSSVRIQEELRLQLEGKIEKVKIGDRAKK from the coding sequence ATGGGGTTGGTTAATGGCCTTAAAGAAGGGTTGTTCTCTCACTCCATATCCAAGCGACACCCGACTTTTTTGTACGAAGTACAAGAGCGgacagaaaaatacatcaacatagaTAAAAATTTTCGACTTAGAGAGCCTCCCCTGAGGCCCAACCTGTCCTACCCAACTCGGAATAAGGAGAAGGAAactaagaaaaaggaagagtaTGACTTGGAAAACCCTCGAAGGTATTATAAATTCATAATTACACCCCCACTCCAATTTTCTCTTGTAGATGTCTACAGGGAGATATGTCATATCaaaaaacttccacctcctcgGACTATCAGGCATAAAAAGGTCAGAAGTCGGACAGAATATTATGAATACTACAAGTTGTATGAGCATTCTACTAATGATTGTtatgacttaaagaatgtcatagaaaaactgccCAAGGAAAGTCGATTAGAAAGGTACCTAGCCAAGAGATcggatgatcaaagaaagaggaaaagagaTGAGGACGGAGGACGGCAAGAACATCCCCCGCAAACTCTTGAGCAACATATACATATGATAATTGGAGGgtttgctggaggaggaatctcaAAACTCTCATGTAAAAGGTACCTCAAAGAGGTGTACCAAGTCGGGGAAGAcagcaaaatttcttatttatcAACCATCTCGTTCACCAGAGAAGATGTTCAAAGGGTGACACCTGGCAATGATGACCCGATAGTGATAACAATATTCTTCACCAATGCAAATCTCCATAGAACCCTGGTGGACCAAAGGAGTTCGGTGGACATACTATTTAAGCCTGCTTTTGACAATCTCGGGTTAGAAGAAAAGGATCTGAAGGCGTACCCAGATAACCTCTTCGGGTTGGGGGACACGCTGATCCGATCTCTTGGATTTATCTCTCTATACACCACCTTTGAAAAGGGCACGAAGTCAAGGACATTAAGCATTGACTACATTGTGGTTGACGTTATGTCAGcgtacaatgccctaataggtcgggtcACTTTAAACGGACTAGCAGCAGTTGTCTTTATACCTCACTTGTGTATGAAGTTTTTCACCGCAGAAGGAATTGTCACCATaaaagaagatcaaaagttgaaacGAAAGTGTTATAATGAAAGCCTTAATTTAAAAGGCAGACCAGGAGGAAAAGAAGTCAACACTATCGAGCTCAGTAGTGTGCGAATTCAGGAAGAATTGCGTCTCCAACTTGAAGGGAAGATAGAAAAAGTGAAAATCGGGGATCGTGCCAAAAAATAA